taaaatgttatcatCAGAAATCTAACACGTAACTAAAGCTGTCTGAGAAATGTAGCCGAGTAAAAAGGTACGAGGTTTTCTCACCTTCACCTCGAACTCAAAGTGCTCGTCCTTCCCCTGCCCGCGGAGAACGTAACGTGGAATGCTAATTTTGACGGGCTCCTGGAGGCTGTCGGCGCTCGACCCGAGAGGACGGGAGACCAAGTGCTGCAaaggaagaagaacaagaaaaaaaaaaacaacaggaagaaagaggtgaagagCAGAGGGTTGACGTAAATTCATTTCTGAACGTGATTTTAGCAGAAAGCAgaatgattttcaaaataaaacagagaattAAAGTTCAATCTTTATTATCCTGTTTACACTTAATCAGTGACATGGTTGATTAATTCAACTTCAATAATCAGATCATTTACAAACATGACGAGTCACATTTACTTCAAATcaccaaaatgttttctcttaaAAATGCAGCAAAGTTCCGAAGATCAAAAATCTAGAAGAATCgtcaaaaagaataaaaggaaTTAACAGACATTTAACTTCCATGAATACAAAGAGCTTCTtggttcagtgttttcattcagaGGTTAACACACGTCTGAACTCACGTTACAGAAACCgtcaaatgtttacattttgaagACTTGTCTTTGTTGTTGATTTGACATCATAAAATAAACGAGGTGTCGGATCATTTGgttcagaaaaagaaacatgagcTCCGGTGACTCAGGTACAAAGATGATTAATAAAGATCTCGGCTTCTGAGCTACAACCGAAGCAGAACTTCCAGGAGTGGCACTGACGAGTGTAATCAGAGGTGGAGGACGCTTCAACTGAGCCGAGCCGTGACGCCACCCTCTGTTCTCCACTTGTAAACACAATGTCGACCACCAGGCAGCCGTCCTGCTGACTCACTATCAGGCGTCTGACATCTGAGCGCTTGTGGAGTTCAAGTCCCTGAAACTGTGGCTGCGCAGGAACCAGGCTGGAGCCCCGCGGCACTGGGTGAAAGACGCCGTCCTCCCGGAGAAGAACTACGTGAGTGTCGGTCAAGAGGAGCTGAAAGATGGTGTCCTGGTGGACCCGGGTGGAGTTCATGACCTTGACACTGGTGTAGAGGAGAGGACAAACATCCGCCAGAGAAGGTTTGCCAGGGCCGTCCATATTCCCATGGACAATGTAGAGTAAGTCGGCGAGAACCCGCTTGAACCTGGAGGTGACCTGAAGGCCGTTGTCCAGGATGATGTCAGGAACAGTTGATGTCCAGTCCAGCGAGAGGAGTGTGAGGTCATCAGAGAGTAACGGGTGACTTTGAATCCCTTCAGAGAACCTTTCAGGAGCGACAGCCTTCAATAAAGCCTTACAGAACTCCTGGGTAAGCTCTTTGCTGTGGGTGAAGACGGCCAAGACGTCACCTTCAGAGCAGCCGATTAGGCGGACATGCTGTCCTGCCAAACTAATCTGGACCTTCTTGATTTCCAGGAGATGAACATGGTGAAAAAGAACCAAAGTGTCCTGAGGATCTGAGCCTGCTGAGAATACCCTCATGTCCTTTTCTGACAAAAGCAAGCAGCCAGGCTTCGGGACGGGTTCCTTACTCTTGGCTGTTTTTACCCAGAAGATGCTCAGAAGTTTGCCACCTTGGATTTGAGGCGACAGAGATTCCAACTTTTCTAGCATCTCCTGTGATGAACATGTCTGCAGCTGGGAAAGAACTGAAGGCAGCTCGACCAGCCTCTGATGAAACGCTTCAGGACTTCTGTCTTTGaaagaagacacagatccaTCCGGCCATCTTGAGATGTCCATGATCACAGAAGTTTTCTGAGGAAGGTAACGAGCGCAGTCCCTCGACAGATCAACCAAACCGACTTTGGTGAGTGACTGCATGGAGGAttgtggctgtggctgaagCAGTGGCAGTTCTTTGGAAACCATGGTCACGTACTGAGAGAGAACAACCTTAATTTCCTCGACTCCCACTTTTCGAACGATGTCCCGTGTGTCCTGTAACCTTCTGCCTGCATCTTTGTAGGCGTCGGACAGTTTTCTGACAAAATATCCAAAATCGTAGCTTCTGTTTGTCTCCACCTTCTCATCGTCTGTCTCTCGTTTTGTTTGACCACATTCCTTCCACTGCTCCTTCGAGTTCCGTGACTTTGACTGATCACGTTCTGCATCTTCATCTTTCCCAAGGTCGCATGTTTGGCGTTTGACTTTTTCTATTGAGTTTGAATAAGAGCTTCGATTCACGACCAACTCCGCTTCGCTGTTCTCGTTTTCAACAAATCTATAAACAGCTCTGCAAACGTCAACAGGAATATTCACTGCTGGTTTCCACCCCGTGTTTCTGCCTGCATCTTTGgacctttcttctttttcaatcAAGACTTCAGCAGTGGAAACtactttttcttctctgtgacgCTCTAACGGGACATTTTCTGGTTCTTCTGAAGCGTTTTGCTCGATCTTAGCAGGAGAGTTTGCTTCAAGCTCCGTTGCCAACAGGAAGCTAGACCCCAACCTGCTGGTTCTCTGTGTGCACAAGGGGGAGTCCGTGACTACATCGTCAGGAGGAACGTGATGGTTCTTTGATTTAAGTCCATAATTCACCCCAATGAGAATTACAGATGCTGCTCACCAGGTGCTCAGGTGGATGGTGAGTGATTCAAAATTAAGTGTGAAGAGGTTTAACATGCAAATTAGGTAAAAAGTTATACTTTCAAAAGCTTTTTGAAATCTTTAAATGAATCAAACGTGGGTAAAGTAGAATTTGAAAAAGGTTCTCATGATCACAGGATTCCTGAACTTTTAAGGTTCTGACCGAAAGTTTACTATCTCACACTGAacttcacaagaaaaacaagaaaatagcAAATACTTTTTTACCCatgtttgatttcatgtttttaaaaatggacTGTGAGCAGAAATTtcaagatgttttattttctatgagGTTATTTTCCATGCAATGGTTTGTTACCATCCTCAGGCAGAGAATGAGTTTCCTGATAACTGTTATTCATGAGAATAACCAGCAGTGTCCGACAGAAACACCCAGAGCTGCCAAACAAGCTCAATCAATCCGATATGGAACTCTGCATTGtgctgtcaaaataaaagcccaaacCAAACTGGGTGAGTGAAATCAGTGTCTGCGATTACAAAACAAAACGTGTCTCTGTGAGTTGGCAGCTCTGAAGATTTAAAATGGAAACTCATTCACATTTTTCCTTTACAATGAAATTTCATTTCTAATTATAAGGAATGAGGAATTCAAGTTAATCCAGTGGACGATGTTTAACTCCTGTCGACAACAGGATCATTGATTATTTGACCATTAATTATTGGATTGTAATTCAtccccaaaacaaaacaagatactGGTCTTACCTCATATTTCAGCCTCCTTGGATTCATGTTTTGCAGCTTTTCATCATCctaaagagaataaaactttGCATCAACTGATGATCAGTGAATATAAACGAAATATTCTTCAtttgcaaaataacaaaatcaaaAGTTTAAGATTCTGAATCATAACAACAGGAAAAAGGGAGAAATTAAAGAGACGCAGCATAAATGAAAAACTAGGAGTGAAACCAAAGTGACTGAAAGTGGATCCGTCGTCACACTGAGGGAAATCATGCAGATTACAAAGTGTGATTGTGACGTGAGGAGGATCCTGGTCTTACCTGGTCTGTTAATCTAACAGAGCTACAGTCACTAACTTCCTCCTCGTCCTGCGGGTTAAAGAGCTAAACATGAGTCAGAGGGCTAAAGTCAAAACACTTTCATCTGATCTGCTAATCCATCAATTTGGTCAAAGTTAAAAAACAGCGATAAACTTCCTGACGTCTTCAGCAACTTTTCAAAACATGGTAAActtacaaaaacataaaaacacaatattcacacatttgagaagctggaagtCATCTTGAAAACTGATGATGAAACGTCTCATCACTTATCAAAACTAATGAACGACTCATCTTCTGTGTGAGGatgaaataaagagagagggacaattCTCACCCTGAGAGATTCACAGGACTCGGACAGATCCAGCTCGCCGCCGCCGTTCAGGAAGTTCATCTTACGTAACCTTCGTTGCACTTCCTCCTCGATGTAGGCGTTGATCCTGGAACAAAGGAAGACGACCAGAAccaacatcaaaaacaaaactaaagtaTTTCCCACCGAACCAGTTACAGGAACAGCAAcgctttattttgaaggtccaacATTTTACAGCCAATTTCCTGCTAATTATTCAGACATTTCAGAGAAAAGATCAAGATCCTAATTATAAAGAACACGTGAACTATGCCAACAGTCCTGGTGGTGGCGCTACAGTAGAAAGCTTTAGAAAATTGTTTTCACCAAATTATAATCTGGATTGAGCAGAAACTGACAACGTGTTCGTGGCTCGGTGCAGAATTCAAACAGAACATTTGTCACCTGTCAGTCAAtgtaaacacaacctccttCAGCTCTGTGAACATAAATGACAGATGAAAGATCAGGATTTGATCTTTTTACAGTAATAATCCGCAGCTCTTCATCATGACTCAGTCTCACCTCGTCTATTCAAGCTAAATGCATCCGAGCGTCTCACCTGTCGTCGGACAGCGGCAGCAGCGTGTGCAGACTCTGGATGTGACTGACCGGAGAGCCGCCGTGACTCGTCTTCTCCTCGTTACTGATCGAGTGAGTCctgctgttttcttctccttcgCTGATCCCCTGCCTCAGCTTCCGGATCTCCCACTCCACCCTGACAAGAAAGAGAAGACGAGCGTGAGCGAGCAgagctgctctgattggtcaacgTGCTCTCACTTGACCTGCTTAGTAAAGACGTGTGAACGAGGCTCTTTACGTTCACACATGTTCGTGTTTCAGGAGCAAAACTTCTCCCACTGACTTTTTACCTTCTACATTACAATCTACACTCCAGGAAATGACCTCATTAAttataatcacatttaaatgaaccaTCTGTCACCGCGTCATGTGATGCTCTGACCTCTGCTGGTCCAGCTCCGCCCCCCTCAGGTTCCTCTGGACCGAGCTCTTgagcctctgctcctctgtgtcgGGCTCCGGGGAGATGCTGCGCCTCAGGGCCGAGTGCCGCCTCTCCAGCCGGGCCACTGCCTGCTCCATcgcctccctctgctgcttctctttcgACTCCAGgatctccttctccttcctcctcaccttctcctcctgccgGGCCACGTTGGCTGTGAACTCATAGGtttcctggagctgctgcagctgctgagcaCTGTGCCAGTGGAGGTTCAGCTTTTCCTCcttgtcctccagctccttctccaCCTGGTACAGTGTGTTGTCCAGTCCCGGTGGATTGTTGCAGTTCCCGTTGCTGCCGGTGCTGCGCTCCAACACCTCCATGgctctctgcttctcctcgGCCAGCGCGGGGAGGAGGTCGTCGGCAAGGCTGGTCAGCTGCCGCTCCTTGAGCTGCAGCCTGTGTTCCGCCTGCTTCACCAGTTGCTCCTCCTGGCAGACCGCCGTGGCGTCCTGCGCCCCCTTCTCCTGCAtctccttcagctgctgctgtcttTCTTTGAGGCCATGAGCGAGGAGCAGCACTGTGTTTCTCTCAGCGGCGACCTCCTTCTCCAGATGCTCCTTCTGCTGCCGGAGCCCCTCCTCCAGCTGACCCAGCTCCTTCACCTGAGCCACCTTGAAGTCCGTGTATCGACTCTGAGCAGATCGGGCCTCCTCTTCGGCATCATCCACATCCTGCCGCTCTCCAGCCTCTTTGGCTCGGAGGAGCGCTCCTCTAATTTCGGCCAATGCTCTGCGCCCCTCCTCGAGGCGGTCGGCGTCCTCCCGGGTCAACAGCGTGGTGGCTGCCTCGTGTTTCtccctcagctgctcctccagcctGCCCACCAGGCTCAGCTGCTCccgctcctgctcctccagccgCCGCTGCTCAGCCTCCAGACGAACCTTCTGCTCCTCGCGCTCTTTCTTCAGCCTCGTCAGCTCCCGATAGATTTCCGTCTGCTCTGCAGCCTCCTGCTGCATCCGCTGCTCCTCGTCCCGCTCTTCCACAGCGTCACCCGCCAGCTGCTGGTTCCACCGCTGCTGCAGGAGGTCCTCCCCCTGGATCTCAGAGCGCCTCTCCTCCTCAAAGCGCTCCTTCTCGGCCAGGAAGTCACGCAGACGGCTCTCGATGTCATGGCTACGGCGGCGGAGGCTCTCCTCCTGACGGAGAATTCGCTGCTGCACCTCCTCAGACTCTTTGCGTTGGCTCTCTACCTCCTGCTGGAGGAGCTCAAGCTCCGCCTTCTCACTCTGCTGCTTCGCCTCCATCTCCTTGATCAACCTCCTGCACCAACACACATGAATCAAAAACAAGGAGACacctgtttccatgacaacgtGAAGAAGACATCAAGTTTTTATCCACCCACTGACATCCACCCACTGACATCCACCCACTGACATCCACCCACTGACATCCACCCACACCCACTGACATCCACCTACTGACATCCACCCACTGACATCCACCCACTGACATCCACCCACTGACATCCACCTACTGACATCCACCCACACCTACTGACATCCACCCACTGACATCCACCCACACCTACTGACATCCACCCACTGACATCCACCCACTGACATCCACCCACTGACATCCACCCACACCTACTGACATCCACCCACAGACATCCACCTACTGACATCCACCCACACCTACTGACATCCACCCACTGACATCCACCCACACCTACTGACATCCACCCACTGACATCCACCCACTGACATCCACCCACTGACTTTCACCGGCTGGAAACTGAAATCAACACATTTGAGTCAAAATGACTCTTCTACCTTTGGAgctccagtttctccagctcctctcgtTGCTGCCTCTCAAACTCCAACCTGGGAAAATAACAGATCCTCCATCAGCTCACGTTCACCTCGTCAGAAgacagaacacatcacacatcgGACACCACGACAAGCACAGTGAGTAGAAACAGCACTGGACGCATGAGATGAGGAACGAGCTGCAATGAAAAGCCAGGCAATAAAAGCAACGATGAGTTTTCTAGTTTCAGGCGTCGAACAGAAGCAGCAGGATGAcgtgcagaaataaaacaacaggacGAGGAATCAggttgagagagaaaacaagtcGACACACATCTCTGAGAACAACGGGACAGTGAAGACAGAAAGTGGACGACTGAGTCTACCTGAGGAAGACGGGGCCCTTCTCAGTGAAGAGACTGTCGACAGGACAGGGTGGACAGAGTCAACGttaacacagaaaacagaacacTACAAACACCTCTGCTCCGTCACAGGATCATCCCGAATAAAATGATCTAGAAGTAAACAACCTAACTAATCTGAGGTTGAACCTGTACAATGATTCTTCAGTTAGCCACAGTTAGCTCTGATGGGGGCAAAGGTCAGAGGGCACACGATAACCAGCAGGGTTCAACCCTGGAGATAAGCTCAGACACTTCTCATCTTTCAGAGGAGGTTTGTGTAGATCTGACTGGACCGGTTGGTGGAGACGGATGAAAGGACACTGAGAAGAAGAGAAGTGTCTCTGATGAAAACTGTTCACTGTTtaataaacatgacttttatCTGAAAGATGTCTCAACTACAAATCCTCTTTCTTCTGCATGAACAGTGTGAAATGTTTCTGGTATTTGTTGTTGGTCCTCGGTGCAGAGACACCGAGTCCATCAGACGCTCAGTCAGtcatgggggagggggggtgcagGGGGGGTGCAGAGCTGGTTCAGAGCTGATCAGCTcatgcagatgtttttatggTCACTCACCCGGGGTTGTAGAGCATCACAGTCGACAGGTTCTCACACGACCTGGACAGATCCGTCATCGACAGGCTGAAGGTGGAGAGCAGGCCGCTCTggtaaaggtcagaggtcacaggtcaTTAATGACTGAAGGTCATAGCTCGTTCttatctctctgatgtttgaaGTCTTCATCCTCCAACACAAACCTTTCGTTTCTCCCTCAGCTTTGCCGCCTCCTTCGGATGGTTGAACCGAAACATGTTTGTCCTCCCGAGCAGAAGAACGGCGCCTGGACGATGACAgaacaaacatttcagaaaacacGCCTGCATCATGGGaatctaagtgaacatttgttcTAAATCTGAAGATCCCTCAAGGTGCTCGATTGAGACGACAATGAGGCACAGCCTGAAAAAATGATGTCGCcaacacagacataaaaaacatatgagatgatgtatattatgatttgatgctatacaaataaaactgaatacgagcttttctttatttgtattttattttaaatgattatcTTTGttctttggttttatttcatgtttctgcTCCAGAGGCTGAGAAATGAAAGTTTGTGTAAACGTTCTCAGGAGATGATTTTAAAGAACCCTCAGGTTTGAACATGACTCAGCTGTTAAAGGGTTAAAGTGACTTTGAGACCAACGATTGGTTTTCACTTCTCACCTTGGTTGAGCTGCGACGGCTCCGTCACCTGAACCCCGTTAACAGAGCACTGAGCTCCACCCAGAGGCACCAGGGTCACCGTACCGCTCTGACTCTCAAACATGCAGTGTTCACTCTCCAGGTCGAGACCGTGAAggactggaggaggaagaacatTGTGTCATCAGACTGTTACAACGAAAACCAACTGTTTGTGTGGACGTGTTGTGTAaccagtgtgtgtatgaggaacatgtgaggaacatgtgaggatcATGTTAGGAACATGTGAGGATCATgccaggaacatgtgaggaacatgcgAGGAACATGTGTGTGACACTGACGATCTGTCCCGGTTGTAGCTGCCTGTCGTCTGATATCAGCTGGGGTGGACTCAGCCCCCCTCAACTCTTGAAGCTTCACCAGTATAGATGAGGGATGGACTTCAACCTCTGACTAATAAACGACCACATGACTTTAATTCTAAGTTCAGGTTTATTTAAGATTCACTCACCGATGTCCTGCTCTGTGGACGCGTCCTCTCTGCCCACGTATGTCCGTCCTTCCTGAGGACgaaggaaaacagaaaatgtctgagaCAACAGGACCCTTCACTCAGCTCAGGTCAACTCTTTCTACCATCTGTGACATGAGAAGTAAAGGTTGAGGAAATGTTTCAGGAagtttcatctttgttttccagttaaatttaattaaatggaTGATCTGATCTGAGATCAGGTGGACGCAGTCTGATTTCTGACCTTCAGGTGATACAGGATGATTCCGGTGCTGAGGAGGTCGTCGTCGATGCCGATGAGGTGAGGCAGCTCCGAGTCCAACACCACGCCGATGCCCTCTTTCCTCAGAGCCAGAGTCTCCTCCTGCAGAAGCATTTTCACATCCACTGTTCAACGTTTGAGTCCAACAGTTAAGTGAGTCCACGCTGAGTTTGAaactctggttttgtgttttagtctgaaccgaaactgagactttagtaaacggtgacgcccacgttctcttctgattggttctcatcagtcacgtgactcgactaccagcggtgaacacaaagcgtcgctaacacttcctgtcaggaacagttccacctcgtcatCGCTCAGAGAAAAGAGATCACGCTCTGACTCTTCAcaaagcaaccaactgcagaggagacactctacttcctgtttacatcacatgaccactgtACATGAATGATCATGTGACAAACACGAACAAAATCTGAGAACTGCGGAGAAAAAGGTTTGTTCTGTAAAATATCCACGAGTGTGAACGTGAACAAACCTTGAGGATGTTCTGGGTCTCGTTCCATTTATTGGTCCACTCCTTCGTCAGCTCCAGAACCTGCAAACAGACGGACCACACAGAACACATGACCTTCTGTCCCGCTGCAGGTGTGAATCATCCTCATTGTAATGTTCTCATGAATTCTTTGAATTATGTTGAAAGAGAGAATTACAAAATAAACTGATTATCTGAGTCagaattaaaggtccagtgtgtcagactTAGGTGAAacgatctattggcagaaatcaattttttttttttaaataatccggaggcagccatgtttttacagaagctcaaactggacaaactacaccttttgagtttctatgacaactggagctgccacaggttctctgtcatgtttggaagggggggtattcagctgcaacgtgacacttcaccactagatgtcactacattccacacactgaacctttaaacacagAGTTCTGTTGTAACAGGAGAGTTTGAGCGTGGGGTTAAACGTGCGACGACACGGTGAGACGTCGGACTCACTCTGGCTTCGTTCTGGTGCAGTTTCTCCTCCATGCTCAGAGCGGTGGGTGAATCCAGGAGCGCGATCTGAAACAGAGAAGATGA
This is a stretch of genomic DNA from Paralichthys olivaceus isolate ysfri-2021 chromosome 8, ASM2471397v2, whole genome shotgun sequence. It encodes these proteins:
- the kif16ba gene encoding kinesin-like protein KIF16B isoform X6; protein product: MASVRVAVRVRPMNRREKDLTSKCIIKMEGTKTSITNLKIPDGVTGDSMRDRTKTFTYDFSYDSTDCKSSTFVSQEKVFRDLGSDVLKAAFEGYNACVFAYGQTGSGKSYTMMGNPGDAGLIPRICEGLFSRILEATRWDEASFRTEVSYLEIYNERVRDLLRRKSTQTYNLRVREHPKDGPYVEDLSKHLVQNYSDVEELMEAGNINRTTASTGMNDVSSRSHAIFTINFTQAKFDAEMPSETVSKIHLVDLAGSERADATGATGVRLKEGGNINKSLVTLGNVISALADMTQASANTNLKKKSVFVPYRDSVLTWLLKDSLGGNSKTFMIATVSPADVNYGETLSTLRYANRAKNIINKPTINEDSNVRLIGELRAEIARLKALLVQGNQIALLDSPTALSMEEKLHQNEARVLELTKEWTNKWNETQNILKEETLALRKEGIGVVLDSELPHLIGIDDDLLSTGIILYHLKEGRTYVGREDASTEQDIVLHGLDLESEHCMFESQSGTVTLVPLGGAQCSVNGVQVTEPSQLNQGAVLLLGRTNMFRFNHPKEAAKLREKRKSGLLSTFSLSMTDLSRSCENLSTVMLYNPGLEFERQQREELEKLELQRRLIKEMEAKQQSEKAELELLQQEVESQRKESEEVQQRILRQEESLRRRSHDIESRLRDFLAEKERFEEERRSEIQGEDLLQQRWNQQLAGDAVEERDEEQRMQQEAAEQTEIYRELTRLKKEREEQKVRLEAEQRRLEEQEREQLSLVGRLEEQLREKHEAATTLLTREDADRLEEGRRALAEIRGALLRAKEAGERQDVDDAEEEARSAQSRYTDFKVAQVKELGQLEEGLRQQKEHLEKEVAAERNTVLLLAHGLKERQQQLKEMQEKGAQDATAVCQEEQLVKQAEHRLQLKERQLTSLADDLLPALAEEKQRAMEVLERSTGSNGNCNNPPGLDNTLYQVEKELEDKEEKLNLHWHSAQQLQQLQETYEFTANVARQEEKVRRKEKEILESKEKQQREAMEQAVARLERRHSALRRSISPEPDTEEQRLKSSVQRNLRGAELDQQRVEWEIRKLRQGISEGEENSRTHSISNEEKTSHGGSPVSHIQSLHTLLPLSDDRINAYIEEEVQRRLRKMNFLNGGGELDLSESCESLRDDEKLQNMNPRRLKYERTSRLGSSFLLATELEANSPAKIEQNASEEPENVPLERHREEKVVSTAEVLIEKEERSKDAGRNTGWKPAVNIPVDVCRAVYRFVENENSEAELVVNRSSYSNSIEKVKRQTCDLGKDEDAERDQSKSRNSKEQWKECGQTKRETDDEKVETNRSYDFGYFVRKLSDAYKDAGRRLQDTRDIVRKVGVEEIKVVLSQYVTMVSKELPLLQPQPQSSMQSLTKVGLVDLSRDCARYLPQKTSVIMDISRWPDGSVSSFKDRSPEAFHQRLVELPSVLSQLQTCSSQEMLEKLESLSPQIQGGKLLSIFWVKTAKSKEPVPKPGCLLLSEKDMRVFSAGSDPQDTLVLFHHVHLLEIKKVQISLAGQHVRLIGCSEGDVLAVFTHSKELTQEFCKALLKAVAPERFSEGIQSHPLLSDDLTLLSLDWTSTVPDIILDNGLQVTSRFKRVLADLLYIVHGNMDGPGKPSLADVCPLLYTSVKVMNSTRVHQDTIFQLLLTDTHVVLLREDGVFHPVPRGSSLVPAQPQFQGLELHKRSDVRRLIVSQQDGCLVVDIVFTSGEQRVASRLGSVEASSTSDYTRQCHSWKFCFGCSSEAEIFINHLCT
- the kif16ba gene encoding kinesin-like protein KIF16B isoform X2; protein product: MASVRVAVRVRPMNRREKDLTSKCIIKMEGTKTSITNLKIPDGVTGDSMRDRTKTFTYDFSYDSTDCKSSTFVSQEKVFRDLGSDVLKAAFEGYNACVFAYGQTGSGKSYTMMGNPGDAGLIPRICEGLFSRILEATRWDEASFRTEVSYLEIYNERVRDLLRRKSTQTYNLRVREHPKDGPYVEDLSKHLVQNYSDVEELMEAGNINRTTASTGMNDVSSRSHAIFTINFTQAKFDAEMPSETVSKIHLVDLAGSERADATGATGVRLKEGGNINKSLVTLGNVISALADMTQASANTNLKKKSVFVPYRDSVLTWLLKDSLGGNSKTFMIATVSPADVNYGETLSTLRYANRAKNIINKPTINEDSNVRLIGELRAEIARLKALLVQGNQIALLDSPTALSMEEKLHQNEARVLELTKEWTNKWNETQNILKEETLALRKEGIGVVLDSELPHLIGIDDDLLSTGIILYHLKEGRTYVGREDASTEQDIVLHGLDLESEHCMFESQSGTVTLVPLGGAQCSVNGVQVTEPSQLNQGAVLLLGRTNMFRFNHPKEAAKLREKRKSGLLSTFSLSMTDLSRSCENLSTVMLYNPGLFTEKGPVFLRLEFERQQREELEKLELQRRLIKEMEAKQQSEKAELELLQQEVESQRKESEEVQQRILRQEESLRRRSHDIESRLRDFLAEKERFEEERRSEIQGEDLLQQRWNQQLAGDAVEERDEEQRMQQEAAEQTEIYRELTRLKKEREEQKVRLEAEQRRLEEQEREQLSLVGRLEEQLREKHEAATTLLTREDADRLEEGRRALAEIRGALLRAKEAGERQDVDDAEEEARSAQSRYTDFKVAQVKELGQLEEGLRQQKEHLEKEVAAERNTVLLLAHGLKERQQQLKEMQEKGAQDATAVCQEEQLVKQAEHRLQLKERQLTSLADDLLPALAEEKQRAMEVLERSTGSNGNCNNPPGLDNTLYQVEKELEDKEEKLNLHWHSAQQLQQLQETYEFTANVARQEEKVRRKEKEILESKEKQQREAMEQAVARLERRHSALRRSISPEPDTEEQRLKSSVQRNLRGAELDQQRVEWEIRKLRQGISEGEENSRTHSISNEEKTSHGGSPVSHIQSLHTLLPLSDDRINAYIEEEVQRRLRKMNFLNGGGELDLSESCESLRDEEEVSDCSSVRLTDQDDEKLQNMNPRRLKYERTSRLGSSFLLATELEANSPAKIEQNASEEPENVPLERHREEKVVSTAEVLIEKEERSKDAGRNTGWKPAVNIPVDVCRAVYRFVENENSEAELVVNRSSYSNSIEKVKRQTCDLGKDEDAERDQSKSRNSKEQWKECGQTKRETDDEKVETNRSYDFGYFVRKLSDAYKDAGRRLQDTRDIVRKVGVEEIKVVLSQYVTMVSKELPLLQPQPQSSMQSLTKVGLVDLSRDCARYLPQKTSVIMDISRWPDGSVSSFKDRSPEAFHQRLVELPSVLSQLQTCSSQEMLEKLESLSPQIQGGKLLSIFWVKTAKSKEPVPKPGCLLLSEKDMRVFSAGSDPQDTLVLFHHVHLLEIKKVQISLAGQHVRLIGCSEGDVLAVFTHSKELTQEFCKALLKAVAPERFSEGIQSHPLLSDDLTLLSLDWTSTVPDIILDNGLQVTSRFKRVLADLLYIVHGNMDGPGKPSLADVCPLLYTSVKVMNSTRVHQDTIFQLLLTDTHVVLLREDGVFHPVPRGSSLVPAQPQFQGLELHKRSDVRRLIVSQQDGCLVVDIVFTSGEQRVASRLGSVEASSTSDYTRQCHSWKFCFGCSSEAEIFINHLCT
- the kif16ba gene encoding kinesin-like protein KIF16B isoform X8, producing MIATVSPADVNYGETLSTLRYANRAKNIINKPTINEDSNVRLIGELRAEIARLKALLVQGNQIALLDSPTALSMEEKLHQNEARVLELTKEWTNKWNETQNILKEETLALRKEGIGVVLDSELPHLIGIDDDLLSTGIILYHLKEGRTYVGREDASTEQDIVLHGLDLESEHCMFESQSGTVTLVPLGGAQCSVNGVQVTEPSQLNQGAVLLLGRTNMFRFNHPKEAAKLREKRKSGLLSTFSLSMTDLSRSCENLSTVMLYNPGLFTEKGPVFLRLEFERQQREELEKLELQRRLIKEMEAKQQSEKAELELLQQEVESQRKESEEVQQRILRQEESLRRRSHDIESRLRDFLAEKERFEEERRSEIQGEDLLQQRWNQQLAGDAVEERDEEQRMQQEAAEQTEIYRELTRLKKEREEQKVRLEAEQRRLEEQEREQLSLVGRLEEQLREKHEAATTLLTREDADRLEEGRRALAEIRGALLRAKEAGERQDVDDAEEEARSAQSRYTDFKVAQVKELGQLEEGLRQQKEHLEKEVAAERNTVLLLAHGLKERQQQLKEMQEKGAQDATAVCQEEQLVKQAEHRLQLKERQLTSLADDLLPALAEEKQRAMEVLERSTGSNGNCNNPPGLDNTLYQVEKELEDKEEKLNLHWHSAQQLQQLQETYEFTANVARQEEKVRRKEKEILESKEKQQREAMEQAVARLERRHSALRRSISPEPDTEEQRLKSSVQRNLRGAELDQQRVEWEIRKLRQGISEGEENSRTHSISNEEKTSHGGSPVSHIQSLHTLLPLSDDRINAYIEEEVQRRLRKMNFLNGGGELDLSESCESLRLFNPQDEEEVSDCSSVRLTDQDDEKLQNMNPRRLKYERTSRLGSSFLLATELEANSPAKIEQNASEEPENVPLERHREEKVVSTAEVLIEKEERSKDAGRNTGWKPAVNIPVDVCRAVYRFVENENSEAELVVNRSSYSNSIEKVKRQTCDLGKDEDAERDQSKSRNSKEQWKECGQTKRETDDEKVETNRSYDFGYFVRKLSDAYKDAGRRLQDTRDIVRKVGVEEIKVVLSQYVTMVSKELPLLQPQPQSSMQSLTKVGLVDLSRDCARYLPQKTSVIMDISRWPDGSVSSFKDRSPEAFHQRLVELPSVLSQLQTCSSQEMLEKLESLSPQIQGGKLLSIFWVKTAKSKEPVPKPGCLLLSEKDMRVFSAGSDPQDTLVLFHHVHLLEIKKVQISLAGQHVRLIGCSEGDVLAVFTHSKELTQEFCKALLKAVAPERFSEGIQSHPLLSDDLTLLSLDWTSTVPDIILDNGLQVTSRFKRVLADLLYIVHGNMDGPGKPSLADVCPLLYTSVKVMNSTRVHQDTIFQLLLTDTHVVLLREDGVFHPVPRGSSLVPAQPQFQGLELHKRSDVRRLIVSQQDGCLVVDIVFTSGEQRVASRLGSVEASSTSDYTRQCHSWKFCFGCSSEAEIFINHLCT